Proteins from a single region of Vulgatibacter sp.:
- the ychF gene encoding redox-regulated ATPase YchF, with amino-acid sequence MGLSIGIVGLPNVGKSTLFNALSEACNAEAANYPFCTIEPNVGVVPVPDDRLEKLSKVYGSKRIIPTTLEFVDIAGLVRGASKGEGLGNQFLSHIRQVDAVAHVLRCFEDPNVIHVEGSVDPARDAEVIDTELALKDLESVEKRLQRVQKDAKAGGKVGEQAKAELVVLEKVRAGINEGQTVRRIPLTDDERAVISELFLLTAKPVLYVANVAESQLAGAETDPLVEKARAVAALDKAPLVIICADVESQIQQLPVEERADFLESAGLAEPGLHKLVRAGYKLLQLRTYITAGEQETRAWTIHEGWKAPQAAGVIHTDFERGFIKAEVCRWEDLLKFGSESALREKGLLRVEGKEYVVQDGDVMHFRFNV; translated from the coding sequence ATGGGACTCTCGATCGGCATCGTCGGCCTTCCCAACGTGGGGAAGTCCACCCTCTTCAATGCGCTGTCCGAGGCGTGCAACGCCGAAGCGGCCAACTACCCCTTCTGCACCATCGAGCCCAACGTCGGCGTGGTGCCCGTTCCCGACGACCGGCTGGAGAAGCTGTCGAAGGTCTACGGGAGCAAGCGGATCATCCCCACCACCCTCGAGTTCGTCGACATCGCCGGGCTCGTCCGCGGCGCCTCGAAGGGCGAGGGTCTGGGCAACCAGTTCCTCAGCCACATCCGGCAGGTCGACGCCGTCGCCCACGTGCTGCGCTGCTTCGAGGATCCGAACGTGATCCACGTCGAGGGCTCGGTCGATCCGGCCCGGGACGCGGAGGTGATCGACACCGAGCTCGCCCTCAAGGATCTCGAGTCGGTGGAGAAGCGCCTGCAGCGGGTGCAGAAGGACGCGAAGGCCGGTGGCAAGGTCGGCGAGCAGGCGAAGGCCGAGCTCGTGGTGCTGGAGAAGGTCCGCGCCGGGATCAACGAGGGGCAGACCGTCCGCCGCATCCCGCTCACCGACGACGAGCGCGCCGTCATCTCCGAGCTCTTCCTGCTGACGGCCAAGCCCGTGCTCTACGTGGCCAACGTCGCCGAGTCGCAGCTCGCCGGCGCCGAGACCGATCCCCTGGTGGAGAAGGCCCGGGCCGTCGCCGCGCTGGACAAGGCGCCGCTCGTGATCATCTGCGCCGACGTCGAGTCGCAGATCCAGCAGCTCCCCGTGGAGGAGCGGGCCGACTTCCTCGAGTCGGCAGGCCTCGCCGAGCCCGGTCTGCACAAGCTCGTGCGCGCAGGCTACAAGCTGCTGCAGCTCCGCACCTACATCACCGCCGGTGAGCAGGAGACGCGGGCCTGGACGATCCACGAGGGCTGGAAGGCGCCGCAGGCCGCCGGTGTGATCCACACCGACTTCGAGCGCGGCTTCATCAAGGCCGAGGTCTGCCGCTGGGAGGACCTGCTCAAATTCGGGTCCGAGTCGGCGCTCCGCGAGAAGGGCCTGCTCCGCGTCGAGGGCAAGGAGTACGTGGTGCAGGACGGCGACGTGATGCACTTCCGTTTCAACGTCTGA